A single window of Solanum dulcamara chromosome 5, daSolDulc1.2, whole genome shotgun sequence DNA harbors:
- the LOC129889133 gene encoding uncharacterized protein LOC129889133 encodes MAVTRKCQVKIRPLKLELGVDDFDRENQEPRKVKMMTIKMKWKGEAKFGLVPFHKHKKDFTSRRIMKANSIKWDNDEDEFENVCCFTEVSGCYQNLKYSPWDVSFNVLYATSLENSSPKMVAIGKVAVNVGELASRMMSDVEEKLPITLNIGTTSISATLHVKVTFGEMRGYQDLVGCVRDSNESRQLQCLLESSSACDRKGHKLRQEDESSTFEAEVPKAIELSLEIQSDSFKKVGWFSWKRRRLSLRPIRPSKDEPLIKTTRSFDVLSRLNNQNVEKPEPSAKSRDQNEGSRKKPAWEVKELQSRDRQTKLKANAFFASFDQCSDKAAGESACTALVAVFSHWLQSNRDAMPTRSEFDNLILQGSTEWRKLCQNDIYINDFPNKHFDLETVLHARIRPIAISHDQSFVGFFSPEKFDSLQGVMSFDQIWDKISSVTDGFEIEPRVYIISWNDHFFVLKVEESAYYIVDTLGERLYEGCSKAYILRFDNNTMIYENVAEEKSQKNDTKDKEEMICKGKECCREFIKRFLVAIPLKELEEQEKKETVSYVSLHHRLQIEFNLSYLLSSSSSSLTSSPFSSSATPTP; translated from the exons ATGGCGGTGACTAGGAAGTGTCAGGTGAAAATCAGGCCGTTGAAGCTGGAATTAGGAGTTGATGATTTCGATAGGGAAAATCAAGAACCAAGAAAGGTGAAGATGATGACAATCAAGATGAAATGGAAAGGAGAAGCCAAGTTTGGTTTAGTGCCGTTTCATAAGCATAAGAAAGATTTCACAAGTCGGAGAATTATGAAAGCCAATTCCATTAAATGGGATAATGACGAAGATGAGTTTGAGAACGTTTGTTGTTTTACAGAGGTTTCTGGTTGTTATCAGAATCTAAAGTATTCGCCATGGGATGTCTCTTTTAATGTCTTGTACGCAACTAGTTTGGAGAATTCCTCGCCCAAAATGGTGGCGATTGGGAAAGTGGCAGTTAACGTTGGAGAATTGGCTTCGAGAATGATGTCTGATGTTGAGGAGAAGCTTCCCATTACTTTAAATATTGGTACAACTTCCATTTCAGCTACGCTCCAT GTCAAGGTAACCTTTGGTGAGATGAGAGGCTATCAAGACTTGGTAGGTTGTGTCCGTGACTCAAACGAGTCAAGACAGCTGCAATGTTTATTAGAGAGTAGTAGCGCATGTGACAGAAAGGGACACAAGCTGAGACAAGAAGATGAGTCATCCACATTTGAAGCAGAGGTACCGAAGGCGATTGAGTTAAGTTTAGAAATTCAGTCTGACTCATTCAAGAAAGTTGGGTGGTTCTCTTGGAAGAGAAGGCGATTGAGTCTTAGGCCCATCAGGCCGAGTAAAGATGAACCATTAATTAAGACGACTCGTAGCTTTGATGTTCTCTCACGACTCAACAACCAG AATGTAGAGAAGCCTGAGCCTTCTGCTAAATCAAGGGACCAAAATGAAGGCAGCAGGAAAAAGCCTGCTTGGGAAGTGAAGGAATTACAGAGTAGGGATAGGCAAACAAAGCTCAAAGCCAATGCCTTCTTTGCATCTTTTGACCAATGCAGTGACAAGGCTGCTGGAGAGAGTGCATGCACAGCACTAGTAGCTGTTTTCTCACATTGGCTACAATCGAATAGAGATGCAATGCCCACGAGATCAGAATTTGATAACCTCATACTACAAGGTTCCACAGAATGGAGAAAGCTATGCCAAAATGATATTTACATCAATGATTTCCCAAACAAGCACTTTGATTTAGAGACTGTCCTGCATGCTCGTATTCGACCTATAGCCATCTCGCATGATCAATCCTTTGTTGGATTCTTCAGCCCTGAGAAATTTGACTCATTACAAGGGGTAATGTCATTTGATCAGATATGGGACAAGATTAGTAGTGTCACGGATGGTTTTGAAATTGAACCTAGAGTTTATATTATTAGTTGGAACGATCATTTCTTCGTATTGAAGGTGGAAGAAAGTGCTTATTACATTGTTGATACGTTGGGAGAAAGGCTATATGAGGGTTGCAGCAAAGCATACATACTAAGGTTTGACAATAACACTATGATATATGAGAATGTTGCAGAAGAGAAGTCACAGAAAAATGATACTAAGGATAAGGAAGAGATGATATGCAAGGGGAAAGAATGCTGCAGAGAATTCATCAAGAGATTTCTCGTTGCTATCCCTCTAAAGGAACTCGAGGAGCAAGAGAAAAAGGAGACAGTTTCTTATGTATCCCTTCATCATCGATTGCAGATAGAGTTCAACTTGAGTTACTTGCTGTCTTCTTCGTCATCGTCTTTAACATCAtcacctttctcttcttctgctACTCCTACACCTTAA